One window from the genome of Gimesia aquarii encodes:
- a CDS encoding class I SAM-dependent methyltransferase translates to MDPGHLTELIELEENYWWHVAKRKLVTEILTSEFPAPGLIIEGGIGSARNLLEFSQLGYEVTGFDLMEDAVEHGRSRGLNNLFVHELSQPWPVPPATAKAVLLLDVMEHMENPVQLLKNAKETLAYNGGIIITVPAYPMLYSDWDRKLGHFRRYTKSKFREHTEQAGLKVKWLTYWNSFTLPAAIAIRGKDKILKRTDDSPPRFARVSRFTNACLKSCANIERKLIHSTGVPFGLSLVGVLVK, encoded by the coding sequence GTGGATCCCGGACATCTCACTGAACTTATTGAATTAGAAGAGAATTATTGGTGGCACGTTGCTAAACGTAAGTTGGTAACTGAAATTCTAACCTCCGAATTTCCCGCTCCCGGCTTAATTATCGAAGGGGGAATTGGTTCTGCACGTAACTTACTGGAATTCAGCCAACTAGGATACGAAGTGACTGGATTTGACCTCATGGAAGATGCAGTAGAACATGGGCGTTCGCGTGGATTAAACAATCTCTTCGTACACGAACTCAGTCAACCTTGGCCCGTTCCTCCGGCCACTGCAAAAGCGGTGCTTCTGTTAGATGTCATGGAGCATATGGAGAACCCGGTTCAGTTATTAAAAAATGCCAAGGAAACATTAGCCTACAATGGTGGGATCATAATTACAGTCCCCGCTTACCCCATGCTCTATTCGGACTGGGACCGAAAATTGGGACATTTCCGACGCTACACAAAATCAAAATTTCGTGAACATACTGAGCAAGCAGGTTTGAAAGTAAAATGGTTGACATACTGGAATTCGTTTACTTTACCCGCTGCCATAGCGATTAGAGGAAAAGATAAGATTCTGAAACGTACTGATGATTCTCCTCCACGCTTTGCCAGAGTTTCACGATTTACAAACGCCTGTCTGAAATCGTGTGCCAATATTGAACGTAAACTAATTCATTCGACAGGAGTTCCATTTGGCCTTTCACTGGTAGGAGTATTGGTCAAATGA
- a CDS encoding glycosyltransferase family 2 protein → MKECNHEHSHSVRRPIADALISVVLPVFNEQDVLPQLLQAVEDSLQTAGCQYEIIFVNDGSSDKSGIILDDLAELNSRVRVVHFAKNFGHQAAVQAGLLHTTGDAIVIMDSDMQDCPKAIVDFIMHWQAGYDVVYAVRTERKENIVKRWAFQTFHKILNLISSTPIPRDAGNFGLIDCKVAIQIAQLHDRDRYFPGLRSWVGYRQIGVTVERLARYDENPRVSFIQLCRLAKTAIFSFSFLPLTIFYVIAALSAVVCIGLISFVLYHKLFTELAIPGWASTTITASFFGALNALGIGILGEYVTRIYDQVRARPMFIVGSKTNFDSPEIEAPLLAKLEKNQITKEDDALDAAENFS, encoded by the coding sequence ATGAAAGAATGTAATCATGAACATTCTCATTCTGTGAGGAGACCGATTGCAGATGCTCTGATTTCGGTTGTTCTACCTGTGTTTAATGAGCAGGATGTGCTACCGCAATTACTACAAGCTGTTGAAGATTCATTACAAACAGCAGGATGTCAATATGAAATTATCTTTGTTAACGATGGATCGTCCGACAAAAGTGGAATCATTCTTGATGATCTTGCAGAATTAAATTCCCGTGTCAGAGTCGTCCATTTCGCTAAAAATTTTGGACATCAGGCAGCAGTTCAGGCGGGTTTGTTGCACACAACCGGTGATGCCATTGTGATTATGGACTCTGATATGCAAGATTGTCCCAAGGCCATCGTTGACTTTATCATGCATTGGCAAGCGGGCTATGATGTTGTTTATGCGGTGCGTACAGAACGAAAAGAGAATATTGTAAAACGTTGGGCGTTCCAAACTTTCCATAAAATTCTGAATCTGATTTCCAGTACTCCCATTCCACGCGATGCTGGCAATTTTGGTTTAATTGACTGTAAAGTAGCCATTCAAATCGCACAACTACACGATCGAGATCGCTACTTTCCCGGACTCCGATCCTGGGTTGGTTATCGTCAAATAGGTGTTACGGTAGAACGCCTGGCCCGTTATGACGAAAATCCTCGCGTGTCTTTTATTCAACTGTGCCGCTTAGCAAAAACCGCTATTTTTTCTTTTTCTTTTTTACCACTTACGATTTTTTATGTGATCGCTGCCTTATCAGCTGTTGTCTGTATCGGACTGATTTCCTTTGTGCTTTATCATAAGCTATTCACTGAGTTAGCAATTCCTGGCTGGGCTTCGACTACAATTACCGCATCATTTTTCGGTGCACTGAATGCATTAGGAATTGGAATTCTCGGTGAATATGTCACCCGAATTTATGACCAGGTAAGAGCCCGGCCGATGTTCATTGTTGGGTCTAAAACCAATTTTGACTCACCTGAAATCGAAGCGCCACTACTAGCCAAACTAGAAAAAAATCAAATCACTAAAGAAGATGACGCTCTTGATGCTGCCGAGAATTTTTCTTAG
- a CDS encoding outer membrane protein assembly factor BamB family protein: MMNRNKTYTLFLIYCLCLVIHTPLLAQTPKNKHTVSSDTDASLKKLKSNKGLCVVLGLPQADKASFVVELVQNTNLQVYFQSESQAEVAQVRRLSDEVGLLGQRIFADRGTKNAIALASNLADVIFVQKTAGNWDSKTELLRVLRPQGIAFLSDSKITKPVPKGNDYWDHPYHRPDNNPQSTDQNARSPYRTQFLANPKFSPMPEISVAAGGKVYKAFGHIAHKQNQNAILNTLMCINAYNGTILWKRKLPEGFMIHRNTMIGTEDALYMADNESCKIIDSETGKIRDEIVIDEKMADGPVWKWMGMQDGTLYALIGNKEVQVDTKKSARRGLGHWPWGMWKGHDYSNPKNAFGFGRTFVAINPANKKVLWHIREKDYIDSRGVCMKNDNIYYYCPDKFLACLNIKNGKQVWKNDDKKLLASIGSNQKAQHYVTGYATTTYLKCSDDYLFFAGPQRLHLVTASAADGYWLWEKEHGNLQLVLRDDGIYAAGPKETGMKLDYATGEKIASLPTRRACTRATGSVDSIFFRTSGGTVRLETDSHTAQHIAPMRPPCQDGVIVSNGLLYWGPWMCGCQLSLYGHICLGPEKNSSAPSTQTPPRRVTYTSELSDVEPLSVHNDDWPVFRGDNRQSSTTKAPIPKKSKLAWTAQVTKSSLPTAPTVAGEMIFVGDRNGVISAFDMQGKLIWKRYTGGAIYYPPTVNNHRLFVGSADGRVYAYEAKTGKPLWSFRVAPHQRLIPVYGKLISTWPVAGGVVVQDDTVYAVAGIAHFDGTHVVALNSITGELKQENNSSGALSQEVNSGISLQGSLYIEEDELRFLAGGVYETARYDLKTLTCLNSPSTEVRSQYRTAFYPYYPGYGKYLSIEHMLKDRRELVHDASYEGSVFTNLTLKEALPPGAPKAKKEAARWLSMRARRTGQAYKRKNLWEDQKQRRFTSFIVSPETILVAGHPDSKPDSPFLTAININEGTDLWTHKLPALAVKGGTAIDSEGRMIVSLENGQLCCFHKE, encoded by the coding sequence ATGATGAATCGAAACAAAACATACACACTGTTTCTCATCTACTGTTTGTGTTTAGTGATTCATACTCCACTCCTGGCACAAACCCCGAAAAATAAGCATACCGTTTCCTCCGATACTGATGCCTCTCTCAAAAAATTGAAATCGAATAAAGGACTGTGTGTCGTTCTGGGACTACCTCAGGCAGATAAAGCGTCCTTCGTTGTCGAATTAGTTCAGAATACCAATTTACAAGTTTATTTTCAGTCAGAGTCACAAGCAGAAGTGGCGCAAGTCCGCCGCTTGTCAGATGAAGTGGGACTATTAGGTCAACGTATTTTTGCTGATCGGGGAACGAAGAATGCCATTGCTCTGGCCAGTAATCTGGCTGATGTGATTTTCGTACAAAAAACCGCGGGAAATTGGGACTCTAAGACTGAACTCTTACGTGTCTTACGACCTCAGGGGATCGCTTTTTTATCGGACTCCAAAATAACAAAGCCAGTTCCCAAAGGAAATGATTATTGGGATCACCCCTATCATCGTCCCGATAACAACCCTCAATCGACTGATCAAAATGCGCGATCTCCTTACCGCACCCAATTTCTGGCAAATCCCAAATTTTCGCCAATGCCTGAAATATCCGTTGCAGCCGGAGGAAAAGTTTATAAAGCATTCGGACACATTGCGCATAAACAAAATCAAAACGCCATCTTAAACACTTTAATGTGCATCAATGCCTACAATGGAACCATTCTCTGGAAACGTAAGCTGCCAGAAGGTTTCATGATTCACCGTAATACTATGATCGGAACCGAAGATGCCTTGTATATGGCTGATAATGAATCCTGTAAAATCATTGATAGTGAAACGGGAAAGATCCGAGATGAAATCGTCATTGATGAGAAGATGGCCGATGGTCCTGTCTGGAAATGGATGGGTATGCAGGATGGTACACTGTATGCATTGATTGGCAATAAAGAGGTTCAGGTAGACACTAAAAAATCTGCTAGACGTGGATTAGGACACTGGCCTTGGGGGATGTGGAAAGGGCATGATTATTCAAACCCTAAAAACGCGTTTGGTTTTGGTCGCACTTTTGTTGCCATCAATCCAGCCAACAAAAAAGTTCTTTGGCATATTCGTGAAAAAGACTATATCGACAGCCGCGGCGTCTGTATGAAAAATGACAATATTTATTACTACTGTCCAGACAAATTTCTAGCCTGTCTCAACATCAAAAATGGAAAACAAGTCTGGAAAAATGATGATAAAAAGCTGTTGGCTTCAATTGGCTCAAATCAAAAAGCGCAACATTATGTCACAGGCTACGCAACGACCACCTACTTGAAATGCAGTGACGACTATCTGTTTTTTGCAGGACCACAGCGATTACATCTCGTAACAGCATCCGCCGCTGATGGTTATTGGTTGTGGGAAAAAGAGCATGGAAATCTCCAATTAGTTTTGCGTGACGACGGCATTTACGCTGCTGGTCCTAAAGAAACAGGTATGAAACTAGACTATGCAACCGGAGAGAAAATCGCTTCATTACCAACCCGCCGGGCTTGTACTCGAGCTACAGGAAGTGTCGACAGCATCTTTTTCCGTACTAGTGGAGGAACTGTTCGCCTGGAAACGGACTCACATACTGCCCAACATATTGCCCCTATGCGGCCTCCCTGTCAGGATGGAGTCATCGTTTCTAATGGCCTGTTATACTGGGGTCCCTGGATGTGCGGTTGCCAGTTGTCTCTTTATGGACACATTTGCTTGGGTCCTGAAAAGAATTCCTCTGCGCCATCCACTCAAACTCCTCCACGAAGAGTGACTTATACAAGTGAACTGTCAGATGTCGAACCGCTATCAGTCCACAATGATGACTGGCCTGTTTTTCGTGGTGACAATCGGCAATCTTCCACGACGAAAGCTCCTATTCCGAAGAAATCAAAACTTGCCTGGACAGCACAAGTAACAAAGTCCTCATTACCTACGGCCCCTACTGTCGCAGGAGAGATGATTTTTGTGGGCGACCGGAATGGCGTTATCAGTGCATTTGATATGCAGGGTAAACTGATCTGGAAACGATATACCGGAGGCGCTATTTATTATCCACCGACCGTCAACAACCACCGCCTTTTTGTTGGTTCAGCTGATGGGCGAGTTTATGCATATGAAGCGAAAACAGGAAAACCTCTCTGGTCTTTTCGAGTGGCACCGCATCAACGGCTGATTCCTGTTTATGGTAAATTGATTTCAACCTGGCCTGTTGCTGGTGGCGTCGTCGTTCAAGACGATACGGTTTACGCTGTAGCAGGAATTGCGCATTTTGATGGCACGCATGTCGTTGCTTTAAATTCAATTACTGGTGAATTGAAACAGGAAAATAATTCCTCAGGTGCATTATCACAAGAAGTAAATAGTGGGATCAGTCTGCAGGGAAGCTTATACATCGAGGAAGATGAACTCAGGTTCCTGGCAGGGGGCGTCTATGAAACAGCCCGTTATGACCTGAAAACATTAACGTGTCTCAATTCTCCCAGTACTGAAGTTCGATCACAGTATCGAACTGCATTTTATCCCTACTACCCTGGTTACGGTAAATACCTGTCGATTGAACACATGTTAAAAGACCGACGGGAACTGGTCCATGACGCCAGTTATGAAGGGAGTGTTTTTACCAATCTTACCTTAAAAGAAGCTCTTCCCCCTGGTGCCCCCAAAGCGAAAAAAGAAGCAGCTCGCTGGTTAAGTATGCGTGCTCGACGAACAGGGCAAGCTTACAAACGTAAAAATCTCTGGGAAGATCAGAAACAACGCCGTTTTACCAGTTTTATTGTCTCTCCTGAAACAATCCTGGTAGCTGGTCATCCGGATTCAAAACCAGACTCACCTTTCCTGACAGCCATCAATATTAATGAAGGTACAGATCTCTGGACCCACAAGCTACCAGCTTTGGCAGTGAAGGGGGGAACTGCGATCGATTCCGAAGGAAGAATGATTGTCTCATTGGAAAATGGGCAACTCTGTTGTTTTCACAAAGAATGA
- a CDS encoding Sec-independent protein translocase subunit TatA/TatB yields the protein MFGFPGWIEITIILGIILLLFGKRLPGAMNSLGKSIVEFKKGAREVSEEDEKPSKMEAPDSEQDNQSS from the coding sequence ATGTTTGGCTTTCCTGGCTGGATTGAAATTACGATCATTTTAGGAATCATCTTGCTCCTGTTTGGTAAGCGTTTACCTGGAGCTATGAATTCTCTCGGAAAAAGCATCGTAGAGTTCAAAAAAGGTGCACGGGAAGTTTCAGAAGAAGATGAAAAACCTTCTAAAATGGAGGCCCCAGACTCTGAACAGGACAATCAGTCAAGCTAA
- a CDS encoding Sec-independent protein translocase subunit TatA/TatB, with protein sequence MFQTITHITTVPAIFGMPGGYEMIIVGIIALLLFGKRLPEVARSLGKGIVEFKKGVSGIEDEVNQASYSQSQTETPRPTPEEHSEEFTAPKFEVPTSEPTTEKNSEQQS encoded by the coding sequence ATGTTTCAAACTATCACACACATAACTACCGTTCCTGCGATTTTTGGAATGCCCGGTGGATATGAGATGATCATCGTCGGAATTATTGCGCTTCTCTTATTCGGTAAACGCTTACCGGAAGTGGCACGTAGCCTGGGGAAGGGGATTGTGGAATTTAAGAAAGGCGTCAGCGGAATTGAAGATGAGGTAAATCAAGCCTCTTACTCACAATCACAGACAGAAACACCTCGACCTACGCCTGAGGAACATTCAGAGGAATTTACCGCGCCTAAATTTGAAGTGCCCACATCAGAACCAACTACTGAGAAGAATTCCGAACAGCAGTCATAA